From the Lancefieldella sp. Marseille-Q7238 genome, one window contains:
- the grpE gene encoding nucleotide exchange factor GrpE → MNVPIDEVGKDAKGGNDAAFENENNGSAQTGAAGVDGAAVTGAAGVDGDAVAGAAGAVAVDSLDEQAMVEEAIRRGEEQAEREIAEDANKARAERDALQSQLDSMADQIEAAKKEASEATDRFMRLQADWDNYRRRTAQERLDERERATEKLVIELLPVIDDLERAIEHADNLTDSQSVQFVEGVSAVKNKLVGVLNKEGVNVIDPAGEAFDPLSHQAVGQVEDAEAYDESVAQVYQKGYRMGGKVIRTAMVTVTHGGPKRPEQDAAEASGSHGMTGSSDNGANADGSKNAESGDDKSKK, encoded by the coding sequence GTGAACGTGCCAATCGATGAAGTGGGCAAAGATGCCAAGGGAGGCAATGACGCCGCTTTTGAGAATGAGAACAACGGAAGCGCTCAGACGGGTGCTGCGGGCGTAGATGGCGCTGCGGTGACTGGCGCTGCCGGCGTAGATGGTGACGCAGTAGCTGGCGCTGCCGGCGCGGTCGCTGTTGACAGCCTTGATGAGCAGGCCATGGTTGAAGAAGCTATCCGCCGCGGAGAAGAGCAGGCGGAACGCGAGATTGCGGAAGACGCCAACAAAGCGCGCGCTGAACGAGATGCTTTACAGTCTCAGCTTGACTCTATGGCCGATCAGATTGAGGCTGCCAAAAAGGAGGCCTCAGAAGCTACTGACAGGTTCATGCGCTTGCAGGCTGACTGGGATAACTATCGCCGCCGTACGGCTCAGGAGCGCTTGGATGAGCGCGAGCGTGCAACGGAGAAGCTGGTAATCGAACTCCTGCCGGTCATTGATGACTTAGAGCGTGCAATAGAGCATGCCGACAATTTGACAGACTCGCAGTCGGTGCAGTTTGTTGAAGGCGTTTCGGCAGTGAAGAACAAGCTTGTGGGCGTGCTCAACAAAGAGGGCGTCAACGTGATTGATCCTGCCGGCGAGGCATTTGATCCGCTGTCACATCAGGCGGTCGGCCAGGTCGAGGACGCTGAAGCCTACGATGAGAGTGTTGCGCAGGTGTATCAGAAGGGTTATCGCATGGGTGGCAAGGTTATCCGTACCGCTATGGTAACGGTAACCCACGGCGGCCCTAAGCGCCCTGAACAGGACGCGGCGGAAGCTTCCGGTAGCCACGGCATGACAGGCAGCTCTGACAATGGTGCCAATGCCGACG
- the dnaK gene encoding molecular chaperone DnaK, whose translation MGKILGIDLGTTNSAMAVLEGGEPTIIVNAEGDRTTPSVVGFRADGDRIVGKAAKNQAVTNPVNTVFSIKRFMGRKFDEVQSEMKTVPYKVKSGTDGRAVVEIEGTDYTPEQISAMILSKMKADAEKYLGEKVTDAVITVPAYFNDSQRQATKDAGKIAGLNVQRIVNEPTAAALAYGLDKKDKDQKVLVFDLGGGTFDVSLLDLADGVVEVLATNGDNHLGGDDWDQRVIDWLADKFNSDNGIDLRKDPMALQRLKEAAENAKKELSSAQQAQINLPFITADATGPKHLDYTLTRAEFERITRDLLDRCKTPVTKALQDAGLQISSVDEVILVGGSTRMPAVQDLVKTMTGKQPNMSVNPDEVVADGAAVQGGVLTGDVSGILLLDVTPLSLGVETMGGVMTKMIDRNTTIPTSKTEIYSTAADNQTSVEINVLQGEREMAADNKSLGKFNLTGIPAARRGTPQIEVTFDIDANGIVKVTAKDKATGKSQEITISGSTALSDDEVDRMVKDAESHAEEDKKRKDEIEIRNQTDSLAYGTEQTLKDLGDKVPEDQKKATEEAVAEARKALEGTDIEAIKAAGEKLQEVGHKLAEVAYADAQAQTAGSDNASADNANAADGDVEDADYEVVDDDKSQN comes from the coding sequence ATGGGAAAGATTCTTGGTATCGACCTTGGCACCACCAACTCGGCTATGGCCGTCCTTGAGGGCGGAGAGCCGACTATTATTGTGAATGCTGAGGGAGATCGTACTACTCCGTCGGTCGTGGGCTTCCGCGCTGACGGCGACCGCATTGTTGGTAAAGCGGCAAAGAACCAGGCTGTCACCAATCCGGTGAACACTGTGTTCTCCATTAAGCGCTTCATGGGCCGCAAGTTTGACGAGGTTCAGTCCGAGATGAAGACCGTTCCGTACAAGGTCAAGTCCGGTACTGACGGTCGCGCGGTCGTGGAGATTGAGGGCACCGATTATACGCCTGAGCAAATCAGCGCCATGATTCTCTCAAAGATGAAGGCTGATGCCGAGAAGTACCTCGGTGAGAAAGTGACCGACGCTGTCATCACTGTTCCTGCCTACTTCAATGACTCTCAGCGTCAGGCAACCAAAGACGCTGGTAAAATCGCCGGCCTCAACGTTCAGCGTATTGTCAACGAGCCGACGGCAGCCGCTCTTGCCTATGGTCTTGATAAGAAAGATAAGGATCAGAAAGTTCTCGTCTTCGACCTTGGTGGCGGCACCTTTGACGTCTCGCTTCTTGATCTTGCCGACGGCGTTGTTGAGGTTCTTGCTACCAATGGCGACAACCACCTCGGTGGCGATGACTGGGACCAGCGCGTGATTGACTGGCTTGCCGATAAGTTCAACTCCGACAACGGCATTGATCTTCGCAAGGATCCTATGGCGCTTCAGCGCCTGAAGGAGGCTGCGGAGAACGCCAAGAAGGAGCTCTCAAGTGCTCAGCAAGCACAGATTAACCTGCCATTTATTACCGCCGACGCAACCGGTCCTAAGCACCTTGACTATACGCTGACTCGCGCTGAGTTTGAGCGCATTACGCGTGATCTGCTTGATCGCTGCAAGACTCCAGTAACCAAGGCACTCCAGGACGCCGGTCTCCAGATTTCCAGCGTTGATGAGGTTATTCTTGTCGGTGGCTCCACTCGTATGCCTGCCGTTCAGGATCTTGTAAAGACCATGACCGGCAAGCAGCCCAATATGTCCGTGAACCCGGACGAAGTTGTTGCTGACGGCGCGGCTGTTCAGGGCGGCGTTCTGACCGGTGACGTTTCCGGCATCCTGCTTCTGGATGTTACCCCGCTTTCCCTTGGCGTTGAGACCATGGGCGGCGTGATGACCAAGATGATTGACCGCAACACCACCATTCCGACGTCCAAGACCGAGATTTACTCCACGGCCGCTGATAACCAGACGTCCGTTGAGATTAACGTCCTGCAGGGCGAGCGCGAGATGGCTGCGGACAACAAGTCGCTCGGTAAGTTCAACCTGACCGGCATTCCGGCTGCTCGTCGTGGTACCCCGCAGATTGAGGTTACCTTTGATATCGACGCCAACGGCATCGTGAAGGTCACCGCAAAGGACAAGGCAACGGGCAAGTCCCAGGAGATTACCATCTCCGGCTCCACGGCGCTTTCTGATGACGAAGTCGATCGCATGGTCAAGGACGCCGAGTCCCACGCTGAGGAAGACAAGAAGCGTAAGGACGAGATTGAGATTCGCAACCAGACCGACTCGCTTGCGTACGGCACCGAGCAGACCCTGAAAGATCTGGGCGATAAGGTCCCCGAGGATCAGAAGAAGGCTACCGAGGAGGCCGTCGCTGAGGCTCGCAAGGCGCTTGAGGGCACCGATATCGAGGCTATCAAGGCGGCTGGCGAGAAGCTCCAGGAGGTTGGACACAAGCTCGCCGAGGTGGCGTACGCTGACGCCCAAGCTCAGACCGCTGGCTCCGATAACGCCTCTGCCGACAACGCCAACGCGGCTGACGGTGATGTTGAAGACGCTGATTACGAGGTTGTTGACGACGATAAGTCTCAGAACTAA